Proteins co-encoded in one Haloarcula pelagica genomic window:
- a CDS encoding Cdc6/Cdc18 family protein, whose product MDIEARIKRRQRRDGEHRLVLDYEALSPVYHTDEPTDRGPVFERLLDHLDPVFDGKLPPNAYVYGPAGAGKSAVVTALFGHLKQLPTDAKAVIHTTTRAQTPTSPAFVYVDTRTTTSEFAFYHAILDSLIEESVPEHGIGTETLQSRLHETLSGRHSGVVVGVDHIDDPSGTDPDDLVDLFAGLPSKASWLAIGELDPAQTEITEYTARSIRVDRYRRQMLVDVLMTRASDGLAQQALDHRLARTIADWADGNAHDALAALLIAAVHADGGGSDRIAETDVTAAIEEIPDPCVSLGRVLSLPANRQAVLRELVDLGPAETASVTKTTEAIAEQATVDLSQGTVKRFLYELAETGIVERVQSTKDTGQGRPPSRVEPRFPPTAFRRLYDLSQ is encoded by the coding sequence ATGGATATCGAAGCGCGAATCAAACGACGCCAACGCCGCGACGGAGAGCACCGGCTCGTTCTGGACTACGAGGCGCTCTCACCGGTGTATCACACCGACGAACCGACCGACCGCGGCCCGGTCTTCGAGCGGTTACTGGATCATCTCGATCCCGTCTTCGACGGGAAGCTCCCACCCAACGCCTACGTGTACGGCCCCGCTGGCGCAGGGAAGTCCGCTGTCGTCACGGCGCTGTTTGGGCACCTCAAACAGCTCCCGACGGACGCCAAAGCCGTCATCCACACGACGACACGCGCACAGACGCCCACGTCACCCGCATTCGTCTACGTCGACACGCGGACGACGACCAGCGAGTTCGCGTTCTACCACGCGATCCTGGACAGTCTCATCGAGGAGTCGGTCCCGGAACACGGGATCGGAACCGAGACGCTCCAGTCCCGACTCCACGAGACGCTCTCGGGGCGCCACTCGGGGGTGGTGGTCGGTGTCGACCACATCGACGACCCGAGTGGGACCGACCCCGACGACCTCGTCGATCTGTTCGCGGGGCTCCCGAGCAAAGCCAGTTGGCTGGCGATCGGTGAACTCGACCCAGCACAGACCGAGATCACCGAGTACACCGCCAGATCGATCCGTGTCGACCGGTATCGCCGACAGATGCTCGTCGACGTGTTGATGACGCGGGCCTCCGACGGCCTCGCACAGCAGGCCCTCGACCACCGTCTGGCCCGGACGATCGCGGACTGGGCCGACGGGAACGCACACGACGCCCTCGCGGCCCTGTTGATCGCTGCCGTCCACGCCGACGGCGGCGGGAGCGACCGGATCGCCGAGACGGACGTGACTGCCGCGATCGAAGAGATCCCCGACCCCTGTGTGTCGCTCGGCCGCGTCCTCTCGTTGCCGGCCAACAGACAGGCGGTACTCCGGGAACTCGTCGACCTCGGCCCGGCCGAGACGGCGTCGGTGACCAAGACCACCGAAGCGATCGCCGAACAGGCGACCGTCGACCTCTCGCAGGGGACCGTCAAGCGATTCCTCTACGAACTCGCCGAGACCGGGATCGTCGAACGCGTCCAGTCGACGAAAGACACGGGACAGGGGCGACCACCGAGCAGGGTGGAACCGCGGTTTCCGCCGACAGCGTTCCGCCGGCTGTACGACCTGTCTCAGTAG